Proteins co-encoded in one Deltaproteobacteria bacterium RBG_16_64_85 genomic window:
- a CDS encoding 4Fe-4S ferredoxin gives MKHKWAMVIDMDRCTGCGACVVACVAENNIPTAGEEEAGKGRLMQWLRVSRYWKKEGAETRAIFVPTPCMHCEKAPCEIVCPVYATYHDEDDQLNAMVYNRCIGTRYCANNCPYSVRVFNWWDHKWEKPLDEQLNPDLSVRSRGVMEKCTYCIQRIRRGKETALKEGRKIRDGEVMPACAQTCPPGAIQFGDLLDPVSAISRMVKDPRLFKLMEHKGTEPSTVYLKKQRGPGR, from the coding sequence ATGAAGCACAAGTGGGCGATGGTGATCGACATGGACCGCTGCACCGGCTGCGGGGCGTGCGTGGTCGCCTGCGTCGCGGAGAACAACATCCCGACCGCCGGGGAGGAAGAGGCCGGGAAGGGCCGCTTGATGCAATGGCTGCGGGTGTCCCGATACTGGAAGAAGGAAGGAGCGGAAACGCGCGCGATCTTCGTTCCCACCCCGTGCATGCACTGCGAGAAGGCGCCCTGCGAGATCGTCTGCCCGGTGTACGCCACCTACCACGACGAGGACGACCAACTGAACGCCATGGTGTACAACCGCTGCATCGGGACGAGGTACTGCGCCAACAACTGCCCCTACTCGGTCCGGGTGTTCAACTGGTGGGACCACAAGTGGGAAAAACCGTTGGACGAGCAGCTCAACCCGGACCTGTCGGTCCGGTCCCGGGGCGTGATGGAGAAATGCACCTATTGCATCCAGCGGATCCGCAGGGGGAAGGAGACGGCCCTTAAGGAAGGAAGGAAGATCCGGGACGGCGAAGTGATGCCCGCCTGCGCGCAAACGTGCCCCCCGGGGGCGATCCAGTTCGGCGATCTTCTCGACCCGGTCAGCGCCATCTCGCGGATGGTCAAGGATCCGCGGCTGTTCAAGCTGATGGAGCACAAGGGGACCGAGCCGAGCACGGTGTACCTGAAGAAGCAGAGGGGGCCCGGGCGATGA
- a CDS encoding nitric-oxide reductase, whose translation MEYRSQKIAYWYFAAALPLFVLQIFLGLYLAYSYTWTVPQSVVDVFPFATARAMHTNLLVLWMLLGFMGGTYYIVPEETKSEIFSEKLAWFQLIALLVTGVVALVGFLFGWTQGRPLLEIPRPLDLVVVVGALIFLFNIAMTMIKANRWTAIQGTLLGGLTFLALLYLFGIPFYKNEVIDWYYWWWVIHLWVEGAWELVTAAIFAFVLMKLTGVQRQVVEKWLYVEIGLFLFTGIAGTGHHYYWIGAPRYWLWIGGIFSALEPLPIILMLVDTVMHVKKREAKILNPLTWTYAVGCAIYHFIGAGIFGFMHTLPQINYYTHGSQVTASHGHLAFFGAYALLNLMTFYYAMPKLKGIEVYDDRRGKFGFWTMCIAMMLMGLFFGVAGVLQSYIERVLGMGFMTAQSNMRLWMGIVFFCGFAFLAGLLTTVIDLLTLRPAKVRA comes from the coding sequence ATGGAATACCGCTCGCAGAAAATCGCCTACTGGTACTTCGCGGCGGCGCTGCCGCTGTTCGTGCTCCAGATCTTCCTGGGGCTGTACCTTGCGTACAGCTATACCTGGACGGTCCCCCAGTCGGTCGTCGACGTTTTCCCGTTCGCCACGGCGCGCGCCATGCACACGAATCTCCTCGTGCTGTGGATGCTCCTGGGATTCATGGGCGGGACGTACTACATCGTCCCGGAAGAGACGAAATCCGAGATCTTTTCAGAGAAGCTCGCCTGGTTCCAGCTGATCGCCCTGCTCGTCACGGGCGTCGTCGCGCTGGTCGGCTTCCTCTTCGGATGGACGCAGGGGCGTCCGCTCCTGGAGATCCCGCGGCCCCTCGACCTCGTCGTCGTGGTCGGGGCGCTGATCTTCCTCTTCAACATCGCGATGACGATGATCAAGGCGAACCGATGGACCGCGATCCAGGGGACGCTGCTGGGGGGGCTGACCTTCCTCGCCCTGCTCTACCTGTTCGGGATCCCCTTCTACAAGAATGAGGTGATCGACTGGTACTACTGGTGGTGGGTCATCCACCTTTGGGTGGAGGGCGCCTGGGAACTCGTCACGGCGGCCATCTTCGCGTTCGTCCTGATGAAGCTCACCGGCGTCCAGCGGCAGGTCGTGGAGAAGTGGCTCTACGTGGAGATCGGGCTCTTCCTCTTCACGGGGATCGCCGGGACGGGCCACCACTACTACTGGATCGGGGCTCCCCGCTACTGGCTCTGGATCGGCGGGATCTTCTCCGCGCTGGAGCCGCTTCCGATCATCCTGATGCTCGTCGACACCGTCATGCACGTAAAGAAGCGCGAGGCGAAGATCCTGAACCCCCTCACCTGGACCTACGCGGTGGGGTGCGCGATCTATCACTTCATCGGGGCCGGCATCTTTGGGTTCATGCACACGCTTCCACAGATCAACTATTACACCCACGGCTCGCAGGTCACCGCGTCCCATGGCCATCTGGCGTTCTTCGGCGCCTACGCCCTTCTGAACCTGATGACCTTCTACTATGCGATGCCCAAGCTCAAGGGGATCGAGGTCTACGACGACCGCCGCGGGAAGTTCGGGTTCTGGACGATGTGCATCGCGATGATGCTGATGGGGCTGTTCTTCGGCGTGGCGGGCGTCCTGCAGAGCTACATCGAGCGGGTGCTCGGGATGGGGTTCATGACGGCACAGTCGAACATGCGGCTGTGGATGGGGATCGTGTTCTTCTGCGGCTTCGCCTTCCTGGCGGGGCTGCTGACCACGGTGATCGACCTCCTGACGCTGCGCCCGGCGAAGGTCCGGGCCTAA